TTCGGATAAAAGTGGATCAAAATCGCAGCTCGGGCAAGAAAATCACGGCGCTCGTCGAGCGTTTGCGCGCGGGCGGCGTGCGGGTACATACCGTGGCCGCCAGCGGCCGCAACCATAACAAGTTCGCTGTGATCGACGGCGCCAAGGTGATCACCGGCTCGTATAACTGGACGGTCAAATCAGAGAATAATTGGGAAAACATTTTGATCTTGAACTGCCCCGAGCTGGCGCAAAACTACGAACGGGAATGGGAAAAGATTCACTGAAATACCATGTCGCCCTGGAAAAACTTCCACGCTCTGTGCAAGCTTCGCGTTGCGCTGCTATTTCTATTGTTGACGCCTGCTCCGAAGCCGCATGCCTTGGCCGGAGACGCACCGATAAGGATCATCCCAGGCGCCAATCAAATTACTTTTGTCGATGCCAAAGGCGACAGTGCGAAGACGATCGTTGTCT
The nucleotide sequence above comes from Deltaproteobacteria bacterium. Encoded proteins:
- a CDS encoding DUF1669 domain-containing protein, whose product is MMRSLRLSTIAFVLLTFVQVAAAMECQVESRFSSEGSLGSVVTEAIQQTKSRLSLALYGFDNAEMAGELIKLAKKDIAVRIKVDQNRSSGKKITALVERLRAGGVRVHTVAASGRNHNKFAVIDGAKVITGSYNWTVKSENNWENILILNCPELAQNYEREWEKIH